The Candidatus Hydrogenedentota bacterium genome includes a window with the following:
- a CDS encoding DinB family protein: MDSKIELLVEQLSFCREHTLKTASGVPEAGRLVQLRPAKAHPLWLLGHLANTANVVMIQWALNGESMTPKGFGKKFAPDFGGGDPVSPNAADYPSWDEVVGVYTKALDTAVEGVSKLSEADLPKPLPGRIPEPLRQHFSSVGKTLNIMVLHDSYHRGQIGLLAALDR; this comes from the coding sequence ATGGATTCCAAAATTGAACTTCTCGTCGAACAACTGTCGTTCTGCCGCGAGCACACGCTCAAGACTGCTTCCGGCGTGCCGGAAGCGGGCCGTCTGGTGCAATTGCGCCCGGCCAAAGCGCATCCCCTTTGGTTGCTCGGGCATCTCGCCAACACCGCGAACGTCGTCATGATTCAGTGGGCGCTCAACGGCGAGAGCATGACGCCAAAGGGCTTTGGCAAGAAGTTCGCCCCCGACTTCGGCGGCGGCGATCCGGTGAGCCCGAACGCCGCGGACTATCCGTCGTGGGATGAAGTCGTTGGCGTCTATACGAAGGCGCTCGATACGGCGGTCGAAGGCGTCTCAAAACTTTCCGAAGCCGATTTGCCGAAGCCGCTGCCGGGCCGCATCCCCGAGCCCCTGCGCCAACACTTCAGCAGCGTCGGCAAGACGCTCAACATCATGGTCCTCCACGATTCATACCACCGCGGTCAGATTGGTTTGCTCGCGGCACTGGATCGATGA
- a CDS encoding DEAD/DEAH box helicase has translation MNVAQIIDRLKADASFRQNMTTWKTLPARPAKFAGYPERLNPKLVDGMKARGITNLYTHQREAIDAVLDGGHVCVVTPTASGKTLCYNAPVLNAIIGNPNARALYLFPTKALSQDQVAELQTTIDTLQVKIGTYTFDGDTPASARKAIRSAGHIVVTNPDMLHTGILPHHTIWMKLFENLEFVVIDELHHYRGVFGSHLANVLRRLKRICEFYGSNPKFICCSATINNPKEMAERIVEKPMRLVDNNGAPQGERHFLFYNPPVVNRELGIRASSVKEATRIASQMLTRNVQSIVFARSRLRVEILTTYLKEQVRRLGKSDKLVCGYRGGYLPTERRAIERGLRNGEIMAVVSTNALELGIDIGSLDVCIMTGYSGSVASTWQQAGRAGRRTGVSLVVLIASSAPLDQYIINHPEYFFDQSPESATVDPNNLIIMTSHLKCAAFEIPFKEGEIFGIDAASTAEILDYLAEQRILRKTRDKWHWSSDTYPAEDISLRTAAPGNVVILDTSQNGRVIGEVDLFAAPVEVYQNAIYLHQSAQYTIDKLDLDDRKAYARPVDVDYYTDAQIKVDLKVMDTFREEHTGSAIRRTGELSVTWLPSIYKKIKFGTHENVGWGEIHLPESTMHTTGYWIEFPEKTAELLDIKQTELSEALSGLANTLRQVAPVQVLCDPTDIRAQGMLRAPFSEMPTIYLYETYPGGVGFSEKLFTHHRRLFEAAISLISGCTCKEGCPSCTGPSLEVGAHGKKGALRLAQLALDQTTA, from the coding sequence ATGAACGTCGCCCAAATTATCGATCGCCTGAAGGCGGACGCGTCGTTCCGGCAGAATATGACGACGTGGAAGACCCTGCCGGCGCGGCCCGCGAAGTTCGCGGGGTATCCCGAGCGGCTGAATCCGAAGCTGGTCGACGGGATGAAGGCGCGCGGCATTACCAACCTGTACACGCACCAGCGCGAAGCCATCGACGCGGTGCTCGATGGCGGGCACGTATGCGTGGTGACGCCAACGGCCTCGGGCAAGACGCTGTGTTACAACGCGCCCGTCCTGAACGCGATCATAGGGAACCCGAACGCGCGGGCGCTCTACCTATTTCCCACCAAGGCCCTGTCACAAGACCAGGTTGCGGAATTGCAGACGACGATCGACACCTTGCAGGTAAAGATCGGCACGTATACGTTCGACGGCGACACGCCGGCCTCCGCACGAAAGGCCATCCGCAGCGCGGGACATATCGTGGTCACGAACCCGGACATGCTCCACACCGGAATTCTCCCCCACCACACGATTTGGATGAAACTCTTCGAGAACCTCGAATTTGTCGTCATCGACGAGTTGCACCATTACCGCGGCGTGTTCGGGAGCCATTTGGCGAACGTGCTGCGGCGGCTAAAGCGTATTTGCGAGTTCTACGGCTCCAACCCGAAGTTCATTTGTTGCAGTGCGACCATCAACAATCCGAAGGAAATGGCGGAGCGGATCGTCGAAAAGCCGATGCGGCTCGTGGACAACAACGGCGCGCCCCAGGGAGAGCGGCATTTTCTGTTCTACAACCCGCCCGTCGTCAACCGCGAGTTGGGCATCCGCGCGTCTTCGGTTAAAGAGGCGACGCGAATCGCGTCGCAAATGCTCACACGGAACGTCCAATCGATCGTGTTCGCGCGCAGCCGGTTGCGCGTCGAGATTCTCACCACCTACCTGAAGGAGCAGGTGCGGCGGCTGGGCAAGAGCGACAAGCTGGTGTGCGGGTACCGCGGCGGTTACTTGCCGACGGAGCGGCGCGCCATCGAGCGCGGACTGCGCAACGGCGAGATCATGGCGGTCGTCAGCACGAATGCGCTCGAACTGGGCATCGACATCGGCTCGCTCGATGTCTGCATCATGACCGGATACTCGGGAAGCGTCGCGAGCACCTGGCAACAGGCGGGCCGCGCAGGCCGCCGTACGGGCGTGTCGCTGGTCGTCCTGATCGCCTCGAGCGCGCCGTTGGACCAGTACATCATCAATCATCCCGAGTATTTCTTCGATCAGTCGCCCGAAAGCGCCACGGTCGATCCAAATAATCTCATCATAATGACAAGCCATTTGAAGTGCGCCGCGTTCGAGATTCCATTCAAGGAAGGCGAGATTTTCGGTATCGACGCCGCGTCCACCGCGGAAATTCTGGATTACCTCGCGGAGCAACGAATACTGCGCAAAACGCGCGACAAATGGCACTGGAGTTCGGACACGTATCCCGCCGAAGACATCAGCCTGCGCACCGCCGCGCCCGGCAACGTCGTCATTCTCGATACCTCGCAAAACGGCCGCGTAATCGGAGAGGTCGATCTGTTTGCGGCGCCGGTCGAGGTGTACCAAAACGCGATATACTTGCATCAGAGCGCGCAATACACAATCGACAAACTCGACCTCGACGATCGCAAGGCGTACGCGCGGCCCGTCGATGTCGACTACTACACCGACGCGCAGATCAAGGTGGACCTAAAGGTCATGGATACCTTCCGCGAAGAACATACCGGCTCGGCGATTCGGCGCACGGGCGAACTGAGCGTGACGTGGCTCCCAAGCATCTACAAGAAGATCAAGTTTGGTACGCACGAAAACGTCGGCTGGGGCGAAATCCACCTGCCCGAAAGCACGATGCACACTACCGGCTATTGGATCGAGTTTCCGGAGAAGACCGCGGAGTTGCTCGATATCAAACAGACCGAATTGTCCGAAGCGTTGAGCGGGCTCGCAAACACGCTGCGTCAGGTCGCGCCCGTGCAGGTGCTGTGCGACCCGACGGATATTCGTGCGCAAGGCATGCTTCGCGCGCCGTTTTCGGAAATGCCGACGATCTATCTATATGAGACCTATCCCGGCGGTGTCGGCTTTAGCGAGAAACTGTTCACGCACCACCGGCGACTATTTGAGGCGGCGATTTCCCTCATCAGCGGCTGCACGTGCAAGGAAGGATGCCCAAGCTGTACGGGCCCATCGCTCGAAGTCGGCGCGCACGGCAAAAAAGGCGCCCTGCGGCTGGCGCAGTTGGCCCTGGACCAAACAACGGCCTGA
- a CDS encoding R2-like ligand-binding oxidase has translation MPHTAFATTTRGLRRAAPPMVLFEKAKRIGTWNPSDIDFTQDVKDWPLFTDDERDAVLRLTASFAAGEEAVTLDLLPLMYAINRLGFAEESVYMTSFLWEEAKHADFFDRFLTEIAGDAGDLNRYHLSYYKSVFYDALPGAMNALISDPSPRAIVRAATTYNLVIEGIIAETGYHAYFLALDQKNLLPGTREAISRIKQDEARHIAFGIYLLSRFISADASLWDVVQETMNELLALTMGMIHEMFTQYETPPFGQDESVFQEYAMGQFGKRINRLDRARAMSLASIDELTCSVIEDDDA, from the coding sequence ATGCCACACACCGCTTTTGCGACCACCACTCGAGGGCTGCGCCGTGCCGCTCCGCCCATGGTGCTCTTCGAGAAAGCCAAGCGCATCGGCACGTGGAACCCGTCGGACATCGACTTCACGCAGGACGTGAAAGACTGGCCGCTATTCACCGACGACGAGCGCGACGCGGTATTGCGGCTTACGGCGTCGTTCGCCGCGGGAGAAGAGGCCGTCACGCTCGATCTGCTGCCGCTCATGTACGCGATTAACCGCCTCGGCTTCGCGGAGGAAAGCGTCTACATGACCTCATTCCTCTGGGAGGAAGCCAAGCACGCGGACTTCTTTGATCGGTTCCTGACGGAAATCGCGGGCGACGCCGGGGACCTCAATCGCTACCACCTTTCGTATTACAAGTCAGTCTTCTACGACGCACTGCCAGGGGCGATGAACGCACTCATCTCCGATCCGTCGCCACGGGCCATCGTCCGCGCGGCGACCACCTATAACCTTGTCATCGAAGGCATCATCGCCGAGACCGGCTACCACGCCTACTTCCTTGCGCTCGACCAGAAGAACCTATTGCCCGGAACGCGCGAAGCCATTTCAAGAATTAAGCAGGACGAGGCCCGCCACATCGCGTTTGGAATTTACCTGCTTTCTCGCTTCATTTCCGCCGATGCATCCCTCTGGGACGTTGTGCAAGAGACGATGAACGAACTGCTCGCGCTCACGATGGGCATGATCCACGAAATGTTCACGCAGTACGAAACCCCGCCCTTTGGCCAGGACGAGTCGGTGTTTCAGGAATACGCGATGGGTCAGTTTGGCAAGCGGATCAACCGGCTCGACCGTGCGCGCGCAATGTCGCTGGCGTCCATTGACGAACTGACGTGCAGCGTGATTGAAGACGACGACGCCTAA
- a CDS encoding exopolysaccharide biosynthesis protein, with translation MQTGAGTLTMELRGLLTRAEGRDMRLGEIVESIPHRGHVLMIVLFSFPMSLPISPPFLGGVFGTVLTFLSFYLVMGQKPWMPHYLHHKPVKYRVLEATIAKLTWAMRYLEFVLKPRLLFMTKNERLWQIHGTFLLFMSIVLALPIPMPAPFTNSVAALPIFLTSLGMLERDGRMIIIGYCSTLICITYYLALIVLGKEALEWLFHWHSSIF, from the coding sequence GTGCAGACTGGAGCAGGCACCCTTACAATGGAACTGCGCGGGCTTCTCACCCGCGCGGAAGGCCGCGATATGCGGCTCGGCGAAATCGTCGAATCCATCCCCCACCGCGGTCACGTGCTGATGATCGTGTTGTTCAGCTTTCCCATGAGCCTGCCTATTTCACCGCCGTTTCTGGGCGGCGTATTCGGGACCGTGCTGACCTTTCTGTCGTTCTATCTGGTGATGGGACAAAAGCCCTGGATGCCGCATTATCTGCATCATAAGCCGGTGAAGTATCGCGTGCTCGAAGCGACGATCGCGAAGCTGACGTGGGCGATGCGATATCTTGAATTTGTATTGAAGCCGCGCTTGCTGTTCATGACGAAGAACGAGCGCTTGTGGCAGATACACGGCACCTTCCTCCTGTTCATGTCAATCGTTCTTGCGCTGCCGATACCCATGCCCGCGCCATTCACAAACTCGGTGGCGGCGCTCCCGATCTTTCTTACCTCGCTGGGCATGTTGGAGCGCGACGGGCGGATGATTATCATCGGGTATTGCTCCACGCTGATCTGCATCACCTACTATCTCGCGCTGATAGTGCTTGGCAAAGAAGCGCTCGAGTGGCTGTTTCACTGGCACTCATCGATCTTCTGA
- a CDS encoding sugar kinase encodes MSITVVGSVALDTVETPAGRNDEGLGGAATYFSLAASNFAQVNLVGVVGDDFPDRHVALLESKGINLDGLERAPGRTFRWTGRYHENMNDRDTIETQLNVFEHFHPKLPDAAKDAPFLFLGNIHPSLQLEVLEQARPRFTGLDTMNLWINIALDDLKQVLKRVDVLIINDSEVKLLTGETNLVKGAREIKALGPRIIVVKKGEHGCLLFPESGAFSAPAYLLEEVVDPTGAGDTFAGGFLGHLAGTGKTDDATLRRAVVYGSVAASFTCEKFGPDRLAEITRADIDKRFAEFQRLASF; translated from the coding sequence ATGAGCATTACCGTCGTCGGTTCCGTTGCACTCGACACCGTGGAAACGCCGGCCGGCCGTAACGACGAAGGCCTGGGCGGGGCCGCGACCTATTTCTCGCTGGCCGCGTCCAATTTCGCGCAGGTGAATCTCGTCGGCGTAGTCGGCGACGATTTTCCCGATCGTCATGTTGCACTGCTCGAATCGAAGGGCATTAATCTCGATGGCCTCGAACGCGCACCGGGCCGCACGTTTCGCTGGACGGGCCGGTACCACGAAAACATGAACGATCGCGACACGATCGAAACGCAGCTCAACGTCTTCGAACATTTCCACCCGAAACTTCCCGACGCCGCGAAAGATGCGCCGTTTCTGTTTCTGGGCAACATCCATCCGTCGCTGCAACTTGAAGTGCTTGAGCAGGCGCGGCCGCGGTTCACCGGCCTCGACACGATGAACCTCTGGATCAACATCGCGCTCGACGATCTCAAACAGGTCTTGAAGCGCGTTGACGTGCTTATCATCAACGATTCCGAAGTAAAGCTCCTCACCGGTGAGACGAACCTCGTGAAAGGCGCGCGCGAAATCAAAGCACTGGGTCCGCGCATCATCGTCGTCAAGAAAGGCGAACACGGCTGCCTGCTGTTTCCGGAATCCGGCGCATTCAGCGCGCCGGCCTACTTGCTCGAGGAGGTCGTCGATCCCACCGGCGCGGGGGATACGTTCGCCGGCGGATTTCTCGGCCACCTTGCGGGAACGGGCAAAACCGACGACGCCACGCTGCGCCGTGCCGTCGTGTACGGCAGCGTCGCGGCGTCCTTCACCTGCGAGAAGTTTGGGCCAGACCGCCTCGCCGAAATCACCCGCGCCGACATCGACAAACGCTTCGCCGAGTTCCAACGCCTCGCGTCGTTTTAG
- a CDS encoding DUF1298 domain-containing protein, which translates to MGESERLLARDAALLHFVSELGFGHTGSTNIVDGELSFEEFSRDLEAKVQNLPRFRQRPVFVPLNLAYPTWEYDPDFAFANHVDHVRLDPPGSWEQVLAATADFHSVALPTDRPYWFARLLTGLEGNQSAILFKVHHAVMDGVGAEAFQRVIFEEDAPQPIPPAPVPPLPNAATRLWRGLRDNALTGINVAVHFPANTVGLVRWLMSNDSREYFRIRRAFNRADGLRFPFNTPSSGRIRIATTRFLLEDLRALGRACDATINDVLLGTIGRAVQHYAKMRNIDTRGKVMKVSIPVNMRQEGEARNMGNIATLAPVPIPLDVENPRDLVRNVSNYMRALKQCRYPLATHRAIGAILFCMSPVLAPIVQRTVASVAMQRKSMAPGKKVGAVMVVSNVPRKPAPLRIANRPVLMRYPVGGTTPHIGIGCVAMTCGPYLGVTFAVNHTAADELKPLMQLIETSYDELRASAAAPSA; encoded by the coding sequence ATGGGGGAGAGCGAACGGCTTTTGGCGCGCGACGCTGCGTTGCTGCACTTTGTCAGCGAACTCGGCTTCGGCCATACCGGCTCGACAAACATCGTCGATGGCGAGTTGTCGTTCGAGGAATTCTCACGGGACCTCGAAGCAAAAGTGCAGAATCTGCCACGATTCCGCCAACGCCCCGTTTTCGTTCCGCTTAACCTCGCGTACCCGACATGGGAGTACGACCCGGACTTCGCGTTCGCGAACCACGTCGATCACGTTCGACTCGACCCGCCGGGATCGTGGGAGCAGGTCTTGGCGGCGACGGCGGACTTTCATAGTGTCGCGCTGCCAACCGACCGCCCGTACTGGTTTGCGCGCCTGCTCACCGGCCTTGAAGGCAACCAATCGGCGATCTTGTTCAAAGTCCATCACGCCGTTATGGACGGTGTCGGGGCTGAGGCTTTTCAGCGGGTCATTTTCGAGGAGGATGCGCCGCAGCCAATCCCGCCGGCTCCCGTGCCGCCGCTGCCGAACGCTGCAACGCGTTTATGGCGCGGCTTGCGGGACAACGCACTCACCGGGATAAACGTTGCAGTGCATTTTCCCGCCAACACAGTGGGCCTCGTGCGTTGGCTCATGTCGAACGATTCGCGCGAATACTTCCGAATCCGCCGCGCGTTCAACCGCGCGGACGGGCTGCGCTTTCCGTTCAATACGCCGAGTTCCGGACGAATCCGCATCGCGACCACGCGGTTCTTGTTGGAGGACCTTCGCGCACTTGGCCGCGCGTGCGATGCAACGATCAACGATGTCCTGCTCGGGACGATTGGCCGCGCCGTGCAGCACTACGCGAAGATGCGAAACATCGATACTCGTGGCAAGGTCATGAAGGTCAGTATTCCCGTCAACATGCGCCAGGAAGGCGAAGCGCGCAACATGGGGAATATCGCCACGCTCGCGCCGGTACCCATCCCGCTCGACGTGGAGAATCCGCGCGATCTGGTGCGGAACGTTTCGAACTACATGCGAGCGCTCAAGCAGTGCAGGTACCCACTCGCCACACACCGCGCCATCGGAGCGATTCTCTTTTGTATGTCGCCGGTGCTTGCGCCGATTGTCCAACGCACCGTCGCGTCCGTTGCCATGCAGCGCAAATCGATGGCCCCTGGAAAGAAGGTTGGTGCGGTCATGGTCGTCAGCAACGTCCCCCGAAAGCCGGCGCCCTTGCGCATCGCGAACCGCCCTGTCCTCATGCGCTACCCCGTCGGCGGCACCACCCCGCACATCGGAATCGGCTGCGTTGCGATGACCTGCGGCCCCTACCTTGGCGTCACCTTTGCCGTGAACCACACCGCGGCGGACGAATTGAAGCCGCTCATGCAATTGATTGAGACTTCGTACGACGAGCTTCGCGCTTCAGCCGCGGCGCCGAGCGCTTGA
- a CDS encoding FHA domain-containing protein encodes MAQYELVLKKDGQSISTYHIGNEGLILGRASECDVVLPDSLVSRKHARVWLEGGQLKVEDLGSRNGISVNGERVVRLKVEEGDQLTVGSHTFQITKASRQKSLSDTGSLIAYDRAGELFSKMVRDPNSNQLPILYKAAQLLGTVFDLDDLLKQLLDLVFEALPCKRGFILTRPAHDDEPVVNASHSGGKDRGGPPLSQTLIHHVLEHRDAVLTHDAQTEFKGSESVVHHGITAAMCVPLCGREDVIGVIYVDSGDEEVVFKADHLKLLTAIGRVAGVAVENARLHKEAVEQERMAAIGQATAGIGHCIKNILVGVKGGAEFVDLSLETKEMKYIQKGWPLIRRSVDRMEDLVLNLVTFSREREPERAPTDVNALVKEIADTLKGQAERAKVSIELVRGELPKVSIDGLGIYRAILNLATNAIDACEEVGGKVTIRTHADDRSIYINVNDTGAGISAEFMPHLFTAFSSTKGSRGTGLGLACSKKIVTEHGGEILVSSKLGKGSKFTIVLPTQTIVSEKR; translated from the coding sequence ATGGCACAATACGAGTTGGTCCTGAAGAAGGACGGGCAAAGCATCAGCACCTACCACATCGGCAACGAGGGGTTGATTCTCGGCCGCGCCTCGGAGTGCGATGTGGTGCTCCCCGATTCGCTCGTGTCGCGCAAGCACGCGCGGGTGTGGCTCGAAGGCGGCCAACTCAAAGTGGAGGATCTCGGGTCGCGAAACGGGATCAGCGTGAACGGCGAGCGCGTGGTCCGGTTGAAGGTCGAGGAAGGCGATCAACTCACCGTCGGTTCCCACACATTCCAGATCACGAAGGCGTCACGCCAGAAATCGCTTTCCGACACGGGCTCGCTTATCGCCTACGATCGCGCCGGCGAACTGTTCAGCAAGATGGTGCGCGATCCGAACTCGAACCAGTTGCCTATTCTTTACAAGGCGGCGCAACTTCTCGGGACAGTGTTCGATCTCGACGACTTGTTGAAACAGTTGCTCGATTTGGTCTTTGAAGCGCTACCCTGCAAGCGCGGGTTCATTCTCACCAGACCCGCGCACGACGACGAACCGGTGGTTAACGCGAGTCATTCTGGCGGGAAGGATCGTGGCGGTCCTCCCTTGAGTCAGACGCTTATTCATCACGTGCTCGAACACCGCGACGCGGTGCTCACGCACGACGCGCAGACCGAGTTCAAGGGGTCTGAGAGCGTCGTACACCACGGCATTACGGCGGCCATGTGCGTACCGCTGTGCGGGCGCGAAGACGTCATCGGCGTTATCTACGTGGATTCGGGCGACGAAGAAGTGGTGTTCAAGGCCGATCACCTCAAGCTGCTGACGGCCATTGGCCGAGTCGCCGGAGTTGCCGTCGAGAACGCGCGGCTGCACAAAGAAGCTGTCGAGCAAGAACGCATGGCCGCCATCGGTCAAGCCACGGCGGGCATCGGCCACTGCATCAAGAACATCCTCGTTGGGGTGAAAGGCGGCGCGGAGTTTGTCGATCTGTCGCTCGAGACCAAGGAGATGAAATACATTCAGAAAGGGTGGCCGCTCATCCGCCGTTCCGTCGATCGGATGGAAGACCTGGTGCTCAACCTCGTGACGTTTTCCCGCGAACGCGAGCCCGAACGCGCCCCCACCGACGTCAACGCGCTGGTGAAGGAAATTGCCGACACATTGAAGGGGCAAGCCGAACGCGCAAAGGTCTCGATAGAACTGGTGCGCGGCGAGCTTCCCAAGGTGTCTATTGATGGTCTCGGCATCTACCGCGCGATTCTCAACCTCGCCACGAATGCGATCGACGCGTGCGAGGAAGTGGGAGGGAAGGTGACCATCCGCACCCACGCCGACGACCGCAGCATTTACATTAATGTGAACGATACGGGCGCGGGTATCTCGGCCGAGTTTATGCCGCACCTGTTCACCGCGTTCAGCAGCACCAAAGGATCGCGCGGGACCGGGCTCGGTCTTGCGTGCTCGAAAAAAATCGTCACGGAGCACGGCGGCGAAATTCTCGTCAGTTCAAAACTCGGCAAGGGTTCCAAGTTCACGATCGTCTTGCCGACTCAAACCATCGTCTCGGAAAAGCGTTAA
- a CDS encoding amino acid deaminase/aldolase has translation MSTSRTYAYYRQALAGHAMPCAFVDLELFDQNARDIVARAGSKRIRIASKSIRCVPLIERALASDVHYQGIMAYAVREAVFLSHQGLDDILVAYPAYHELEDSGLGEELRRGKRIVVMADCADHVHHYERFGKEFNVVVPVCLDLDMSSRFPGLHFGVLRSPITTPGGALEVARIARACKHVRLVGLMGYEAQIAGVPDNAPGSAAKNWLVRTLKARSLREIRTRRARVVDALKADGHELEFVNGGGTGSMETTKEEDCVTEIAVGSGLFSPALFDRYSAFRHAPAVGYAIEITRIPAPGVYTCHGGGYVASGTGADKCPQPYLPLGARLTPLEGAGEVQTPIRYDGPERLAIGSPIFMRYAKAGEMCERFNSLLCIEGGTVTREFPTYRGEGQVFL, from the coding sequence ATGAGCACATCGCGCACATACGCGTACTATCGGCAAGCGCTGGCAGGCCACGCCATGCCGTGCGCCTTTGTCGATTTGGAACTGTTCGATCAAAACGCGCGCGACATCGTCGCGCGGGCCGGAAGCAAGCGTATTCGGATCGCGTCAAAATCGATTCGGTGCGTGCCCTTAATCGAGCGGGCGCTCGCGAGCGACGTGCACTACCAGGGAATAATGGCGTACGCCGTGCGCGAGGCAGTCTTTCTAAGTCATCAGGGACTTGACGACATCCTGGTCGCATACCCGGCATATCACGAACTCGAAGATTCAGGGCTTGGCGAGGAACTACGGCGTGGAAAACGCATCGTCGTGATGGCCGACTGTGCGGATCACGTCCACCACTACGAGCGCTTTGGCAAGGAGTTCAACGTCGTTGTTCCCGTCTGTCTGGATTTGGATATGTCGTCGCGATTTCCCGGACTGCACTTCGGGGTGCTACGGTCGCCGATTACGACACCCGGCGGGGCGCTGGAGGTGGCGCGTATCGCTCGCGCCTGCAAGCACGTGCGGCTTGTCGGGCTGATGGGATACGAAGCGCAGATTGCGGGCGTGCCGGACAATGCACCGGGGAGTGCAGCGAAAAACTGGCTTGTGCGGACCCTCAAGGCGCGTTCGTTGCGCGAGATTCGCACACGCCGCGCGCGTGTGGTCGATGCGCTCAAGGCGGACGGACACGAACTCGAATTCGTAAACGGGGGCGGGACCGGAAGCATGGAGACAACGAAGGAAGAGGATTGCGTGACCGAGATCGCTGTGGGCTCCGGTCTCTTTAGTCCGGCGTTGTTCGATCGGTATTCGGCATTTCGGCACGCGCCCGCCGTGGGGTATGCGATTGAGATTACGCGCATCCCCGCCCCGGGCGTGTACACCTGCCACGGCGGCGGATATGTCGCGAGCGGCACGGGTGCGGACAAGTGCCCGCAGCCATATTTGCCTCTGGGGGCGCGGCTAACGCCGCTGGAAGGAGCGGGCGAAGTTCAGACGCCAATCCGTTACGACGGGCCGGAGAGACTCGCCATCGGCAGTCCGATCTTCATGCGCTATGCGAAAGCGGGCGAAATGTGCGAGCGGTTCAATTCGCTGTTGTGCATCGAGGGCGGAACGGTCACGCGAGAATTCCCGACGTACCGCGGCGAGGGACAGGTGTTTCTGTAG
- a CDS encoding ribonuclease H-like domain-containing protein produces MADAKDKLASLLSTPGLMKGADWQQKLETLRQERESGEYEIDRVVRGDVVGDVERGFFLAHETFPLDTPQGAIDLGAVLQASGDHIALSGSDDTLKEFDPRKALFIDTETSGLAGGAGTVAFLIGIAYFTEEGIRLDQCFMRDFDDEEPMLEYLAEVFRGKEAVVSYNGKSFDLPLLRTRFIQNRIPFRLDASLHFDLLHAARRFWKRRLGACNLTNVEREVLGLERHGDVPSYLIPQMWFDYLRTRDARPLEGVFYHHKMDILSLVALTGWLSRCLAAPNGEGFTHTEDRLSLVRVYFNQKRYQDVIVFGDKLIADERDAGMRKECLEMVAVACKRVQDFERMQETLRLLLDENPSDVQARWELAKHYEHRARDLAEAERLCAEAVSQLETRVALGRGLDVAASMLASFEHRLARIRAKLARATPQAE; encoded by the coding sequence ATGGCGGACGCAAAGGACAAACTGGCTTCTCTGCTCTCGACGCCGGGCCTCATGAAAGGCGCGGACTGGCAGCAGAAGCTCGAGACCTTGCGGCAAGAACGCGAGTCCGGCGAATACGAAATTGATCGCGTGGTGCGCGGCGACGTCGTTGGCGATGTCGAGCGAGGGTTCTTCCTGGCGCACGAAACTTTTCCGCTCGATACGCCGCAAGGCGCCATCGACCTAGGCGCGGTATTGCAGGCCAGCGGAGATCACATCGCGCTTTCCGGGTCGGACGACACCCTCAAGGAATTCGATCCGCGCAAGGCCCTCTTTATCGATACGGAGACGAGCGGGCTCGCGGGGGGCGCGGGGACGGTCGCGTTCCTGATCGGCATCGCCTACTTCACCGAAGAGGGCATCCGGCTCGATCAATGTTTCATGCGCGACTTCGACGACGAGGAGCCGATGCTCGAGTATCTCGCGGAGGTATTCCGTGGGAAAGAAGCGGTCGTCAGCTACAACGGCAAGAGTTTTGACCTGCCACTGCTGCGCACGCGGTTCATTCAGAACCGCATCCCCTTCCGGTTGGACGCGTCGTTGCACTTCGATCTGCTCCACGCCGCGCGCCGCTTCTGGAAGCGCCGGCTCGGCGCATGCAACCTGACGAACGTCGAGCGCGAAGTGCTCGGCCTGGAACGGCACGGCGACGTACCGAGTTATCTCATCCCCCAGATGTGGTTCGACTACCTGCGCACGCGCGACGCGCGCCCGCTCGAGGGCGTGTTTTACCACCACAAGATGGACATCCTCTCTCTCGTCGCGCTGACGGGCTGGCTCTCGCGTTGCCTCGCGGCGCCCAACGGCGAGGGCTTCACGCACACGGAAGACCGCCTGTCGCTCGTGCGCGTGTACTTCAATCAAAAGCGCTATCAGGACGTCATCGTGTTTGGAGACAAACTGATTGCGGACGAGCGCGACGCGGGAATGCGCAAGGAATGTTTGGAGATGGTTGCCGTTGCGTGCAAACGCGTCCAGGATTTCGAGCGCATGCAGGAGACGCTGCGCCTTCTGCTGGACGAAAACCCCAGTGATGTGCAGGCCCGCTGGGAACTCGCAAAGCACTACGAACACCGCGCGCGCGATCTCGCCGAAGCGGAGCGCCTGTGTGCGGAGGCCGTGAGCCAGCTCGAAACGCGCGTGGCGCTGGGCCGTGGATTGGACGTTGCCGCCTCGATGCTTGCCAGCTTCGAGCACCGCCTCGCGCGAATCCGAGCAAAACTCGCCCGCGCGACGCCGCAAGCGGAATAG